The Primulina eburnea isolate SZY01 chromosome 6, ASM2296580v1, whole genome shotgun sequence genome contains a region encoding:
- the LOC140834149 gene encoding ADP,ATP carrier protein, mitochondrial-like → MVDQDQLPTIAQKLANQLHMSSSLSQGVQTRYGSFQRPTYQRRFAYGNHTGLWNPMTCKATQDLSLISAHASPVFVQAPAEKGLASFAIDFLMGGVSAAVSKTAAAPIERVKLLIQNQDEMIKSGRLSEPYKGIGECFKRTIRDEGFGSLWRGNTANVIRYFPTQALNFAFKDYFKRLFNFKKDRDGYWKWFAGNLASGGAAGASSLLFVYSLDYARTRLANDAKAAKKGGGERQFNGLVDVYRKTLKSDGVAGLYRGFNISCVGIIVYRGLYFGMYDSLKPVVLTGSLQDSFFASFALGWLITNGAGLASYPIDTVRRRMMMTSGEAVKYKSSMDAFAQILKNEGAKSLFKGAGANILRAVAGAGVLAGYDKLQMVVLGKKYGSGGG, encoded by the exons ATGGTAGATCAGGACCAGCTCCCTACCATTGCCCAGAAGTTGGCTAATCAGCTGCACATGAGTTCCAGTCTGTCACAAGGTGTTCAAACTCGCTATGGTAGCTTCCAGAGGCCTACATATCAGAGACGATTTGCGTATGGAAATCATACAGGATTATGGAATCCAATGACTTGTAAAGCCACTCAGGATCTAtccttgatttcggctcatgCTTCACCAGTTTTTGTTCAAGCTCCCGCTGAGAAAGGCCTTGCCAGCTTTGCGATCGACTTTCTTATGGGTGGTGTTTCAGCTGCTGTGTCAAAAACTGCTGCTGCCCCTATTGAACGTGTGAAGCTTTTGATTCAGAATCAAGATGAAATGATTAAATCTGGAAGGCTCTCAGAACCGTACAAAGGAATTGGAGAATGCTTCAAGAGAACCATTCGAGATGAGGGATTTGGGTCATTGTGGAGAGGAAACACTGCTAATGTCATTCGTTACTTCCCCACTCAG GCTCTGAACTTTGCATTCAAGGACTATTTCAAGAGACTCTTCAACTTCAAGAAGGACCGCGATGGCTACTGGAAATGGTTCGCTGGAAACCTTGCATCAGGTGGTGCAGCTGGTGCTTCTTCGTTGCTCTTTGTTTATTCCTTGGATTATGCTCGTACACGTCTTGCTAATGATGCCAAGGCAGCAAAGAAGGGAGGAGGTGAGAGGCAATTCAACGGTTTGGTGGATGTCTATAGAAAGACCTTGAAATCTGATGGTGTTGCTGGTCTTTACCGTGGATTCAACATCTCATGTGTTGGTATTATTGTGTACCGTGGTTTATACTTCGGAATGTATGACTCTTTGAAACCTGTGGTCCTTACTGGATCGCTACAG GATAGTTTCTTTGCTAGCTTTGCCCTTGGTTGGCTCATCACTAATGGTGCCGGTCTTGCCTCTTACCCAATTGATACCGTCCGTAGAAGAATGATGATGACGTCTGGTGAAGCTGTGAAGTACAAGAGCTCGATGGATGCATTTGCCCAAATCCTCAAGAATGAAGGTGCCAAATCTTTGTTCAAAGGTGCGGGTGCCAACATTCTTCGTGCTGTCGCTGGTGCTGGTGTTCTTGCTGGATACGACAAACTTCAAATGGTCGTATTGGGTAAGAAATATGGCTCTGGTGGAGGTTAA